The bacterium genome includes the window CGGCTATCGAGAAGCAGCGGCTGCCGGGATAAACATGATACAACGGCTTCTTTTCGATCGGATCGACATGTAGGGCTATGGCCTTGCCATAATTGAGGGAGTAAAGCACGCCCTCCCGGTTTTGCCGCACGCCGCAAAGCCCGCTCCGGCCCGGAGCGATCACGCAGTCATGGGGACAGAGGCGGCAAAGGACCTGCCCGCCCGGTGCCGCCACGCTATAGAGCGCGGGGTGCAATCTGGCCTCCTAACGGTTGGTCATCAGCGTGTGAATCCTGGCCGCCAGCAGCCGAAGCTTCTCGCTGGCTATCTTTTCGGGCAGGGGGAGAAAACAGGCGATGACATACCGATGGCGGCCGTCATCAACAATCCCGACATCGTGCGTCCAGTTGCTGTACCAGCCGGTCTTGTGGTAGAACATCGCCTGCGACGGCAGCCCGGCGGCGAGCTTGGAAGTATCGAGCTGCCCGCCCATGAGACAGAGCAGTTGCATGCTGACCCAGGGCGAGACCAACTGGCGCCGGGCGATCCGGCAGAGGAAATCAGCGGCATGCAGGGCGCAGGTTTCTGTGCCGCGAATCTTCTCATAACCGGGGTCCTCGAATGGCCGTTTCAGGAATTTGCGCGTGACCTCGCTGCCATACCAGTTGTAGCGGTGCATCAGGGAGTCAATGCTATTACGGCTGGCCAGGTCGATGAGGCAGTTGGCGGCCGAATTATCACTGCGGGTGATCATCAGGTCGAGGAGGTATCGCACGGTCACGGTATCGCCGCCCTGCAACAGCGGCCGCGGATCGAGGGTCCACTCTTTTGAGCGGTCGACGGCGTTGATATCCCGGACGATGTGCGGCGTCGCCAGATCGAGCCGCCCTTTGCTGATCTGATCGAGGATCTCCGCAGCGACATACATCTTGTAGATCGAGGCGGGGTAGATGAAATTGTCCATGTACACCCCGCCGAGGTGCGTTTTTTTTCCGGCAAGATCCGCAACCGCGAGTGAAATCAGTTCAGGGCCATCTTCGGTATCGAAGGGGCCTTCCAGGCCAAGATCCCGAACCACAGCGGCGAGTTGCGTCGACAATTTGGCATCGTATTGACAGTAATCGGGGATCTGTGGGGATTGGGCTCCAGCTGCCACGGTCACAAGCAGGCCGGCCAGGAGCATGCAGGCTATGGTCATGGTCTCACTCAACTGGTTGATCTGAGATGCAATTTACTAATCCATGCGAACATTGGCAACACTTTATTTGCCTGCCATTTCCCGGCATGCGATCCGCCCGGAGGCCCAAAAAAACGCTTGTTCTCACCTAAAAAGTTGCTAAGTTTTCTCTGGCATCGGATTCATCCCCATCGGTAGCATAAACGCACGGGAAACCACATGATCTATCACCCCTACGGCACGACGGGCATACAG containing:
- a CDS encoding class A beta-lactamase-related serine hydrolase; this translates as MTIACMLLAGLLVTVAAGAQSPQIPDYCQYDAKLSTQLAAVVRDLGLEGPFDTEDGPELISLAVADLAGKKTHLGGVYMDNFIYPASIYKMYVAAEILDQISKGRLDLATPHIVRDINAVDRSKEWTLDPRPLLQGGDTVTVRYLLDLMITRSDNSAANCLIDLASRNSIDSLMHRYNWYGSEVTRKFLKRPFEDPGYEKIRGTETCALHAADFLCRIARRQLVSPWVSMQLLCLMGGQLDTSKLAAGLPSQAMFYHKTGWYSNWTHDVGIVDDGRHRYVIACFLPLPEKIASEKLRLLAARIHTLMTNR